One window of Desulfarculus baarsii DSM 2075 genomic DNA carries:
- a CDS encoding L-2-amino-thiazoline-4-carboxylic acid hydrolase: MKRLLRTTVGLMTALPFHALIHLCALFTGKDRAVEIFGPVASALITRTAEFILIPRVDDPDKFDEFRAKITRNAAFLRPLYDVSVVYQDSDRIVFNYRNCPHCEAFRALGLAQVNPYICDGDWQIAKRHASAWDFQRSHQIGAGDDHCDHTYLRKQRPPLA; this comes from the coding sequence ATGAAACGGCTGCTGAGGACAACCGTCGGTCTGATGACCGCCCTGCCTTTCCATGCGCTCATCCATCTGTGCGCGCTTTTCACGGGCAAGGACAGGGCCGTGGAGATATTCGGGCCGGTGGCCTCGGCCCTGATCACCAGGACGGCCGAGTTCATCCTCATCCCCAGGGTGGACGATCCCGACAAGTTCGACGAATTCCGCGCGAAAATAACCCGCAACGCGGCGTTTCTCCGGCCGCTTTACGATGTCTCCGTCGTCTATCAAGACTCCGACCGCATCGTTTTCAATTATCGCAACTGCCCTCACTGCGAAGCCTTCAGGGCGTTGGGGCTGGCCCAGGTCAATCCATACATCTGCGACGGCGACTGGCAAATCGCCAAAAGGCACGCTTCGGCCTGGGATTTTCAGCGCAGCCATCAGATCGGCGCCGGCGACGATCATTGCGATCATACATACCTCAGAAAACAACGCCCGCCCTTGGCCTGA
- a CDS encoding type I phosphomannose isomerase catalytic subunit: MDGALRPLLLRPVFLPKVWGVASLPPGLAELFAEAPTGVGEIWLASARHHVTTVIGGPFEGLGLDEVASRRPAELLGQGATGHFPLLAKILCVGQWLSVQVHPDDETARRLEGEPWGKSEVWRVLEAAPEAQIIHGLGHPAGPDELRRALAQGTLAGLLARVPAATGQTFAIPAGTIHATGPGLTIFEVQQASDVTYRFYDWDRPGDDGRPRALHVDKALEALRPSGPGRPEPVAQVVERPGCVSEMLARMPAFSLWRRRVAQLFIPPAEGRPRVWFVLAGRGHLEADGPPRPVEPGQCWVLPALGPRPVLRAMAENELIILESAAH, encoded by the coding sequence ATGGACGGCGCGTTGCGTCCGTTGTTGTTGCGGCCGGTTTTTCTGCCCAAGGTCTGGGGCGTGGCCAGTCTGCCGCCAGGCCTGGCCGAGCTGTTCGCCGAGGCGCCGACCGGCGTGGGCGAGATCTGGCTGGCCTCCGCCCGCCATCACGTCACCACCGTCATCGGCGGGCCTTTCGAGGGCCTGGGGCTCGATGAAGTGGCCAGCCGTCGTCCGGCCGAGTTGCTGGGCCAAGGGGCGACGGGGCATTTCCCGCTGTTGGCCAAGATCCTCTGCGTGGGCCAGTGGCTCAGCGTCCAGGTCCACCCCGACGACGAGACCGCCCGCCGCCTGGAGGGCGAGCCCTGGGGCAAGTCCGAGGTTTGGCGCGTGCTGGAGGCCGCGCCCGAGGCCCAGATCATCCACGGCCTCGGCCACCCGGCTGGGCCCGATGAACTGCGCCGCGCCCTGGCCCAAGGGACGTTGGCCGGGCTGCTGGCCCGTGTGCCGGCCGCCACGGGCCAGACCTTCGCCATCCCGGCGGGCACGATCCACGCCACCGGCCCGGGGCTGACCATCTTCGAAGTCCAACAGGCCTCGGACGTGACCTATCGATTTTATGACTGGGACCGCCCCGGCGACGACGGTCGGCCCCGCGCCCTGCACGTGGACAAGGCCCTGGAGGCCTTGCGGCCCAGCGGCCCCGGTCGGCCCGAGCCCGTGGCCCAGGTCGTCGAGCGGCCTGGCTGCGTCTCGGAAATGCTGGCGCGCATGCCGGCCTTCAGCCTGTGGCGGCGGCGGGTGGCGCAATTGTTCATTCCGCCGGCGGAGGGCCGGCCCAGGGTCTGGTTCGTGCTGGCCGGCCGGGGTCATCTGGAGGCCGACGGCCCGCCCAGGCCAGTGGAGCCGGGCCAGTGTTGGGTCTTGCCGGCGCTGGGCCCCCGGCCGGTGTTACGGGCCATGGCCGAAAACGAATTGATCATCCTGGAGTCGGCGGCCCACTGA
- a CDS encoding mannose-1-phosphate guanylyltransferase, whose protein sequence is MKLYAVVMAGGSGTRFWPASRQRRPKQLLALTGGRSLLQQTIDRVAPLIPAERVLVVTGAGHAAEVAAQLPHLAPGQILAEPLARNTAAAAAVGALWVAGQDQDGVCVVLPADHLITDESLFLQTLAKAGQVAHAQGQLVTLGLTPRYPATGFGYIEAGALVDGQAPQVSQVAAFHEKPALAKAEEYLHSGRHFWNSGMFAWSAGVFLAEVERLLPELAQGLARLAPHLAGDGRDEWLARIYPALPSISVDYGVLEKTSRLRVVRADFGWSDVGSWEAMGELWPADAAGNVCQDGRILAIESSGNVVAAGGRLGALLGVNDLVAVVTDDVLMIVPRDRCQDVRQIIDQLRAAGLDEHL, encoded by the coding sequence ATGAAGCTATACGCCGTGGTCATGGCCGGCGGCAGCGGCACGCGCTTTTGGCCGGCCAGCCGTCAGCGCCGGCCCAAACAACTCTTGGCCCTCACCGGCGGCCGCAGCCTTTTGCAGCAGACCATCGACCGCGTCGCGCCGTTGATTCCGGCCGAGCGGGTGCTGGTGGTCACCGGGGCCGGCCACGCCGCCGAGGTGGCGGCTCAACTGCCCCATCTGGCCCCCGGCCAGATCCTGGCCGAGCCCCTGGCCCGCAACACCGCCGCCGCCGCCGCCGTGGGCGCGCTGTGGGTGGCCGGCCAAGACCAGGATGGCGTCTGCGTGGTCTTGCCGGCCGACCATTTGATCACCGACGAGAGCCTTTTTCTGCAAACCCTGGCAAAGGCCGGCCAAGTGGCCCACGCCCAGGGCCAGTTGGTCACCCTGGGCCTGACGCCGCGTTATCCGGCCACCGGCTTCGGCTACATCGAGGCCGGCGCGCTCGTCGATGGGCAAGCGCCCCAAGTCAGCCAGGTGGCGGCTTTTCACGAAAAACCGGCCCTGGCCAAGGCCGAGGAGTATTTGCATAGCGGTCGGCATTTCTGGAATTCTGGCATGTTCGCCTGGTCGGCCGGCGTGTTTTTGGCGGAGGTCGAGCGGCTGCTGCCCGAGCTGGCCCAAGGCCTGGCCCGCCTGGCCCCCCACTTGGCCGGGGACGGGCGCGACGAGTGGCTGGCCCGGATTTATCCGGCGTTGCCGTCGATCAGCGTCGATTACGGCGTTTTGGAGAAAACCAGCCGCCTGCGGGTGGTGCGGGCCGATTTCGGCTGGTCGGACGTGGGCTCGTGGGAGGCCATGGGCGAGCTGTGGCCGGCCGACGCGGCTGGCAACGTCTGCCAGGACGGCCGCATTCTGGCCATCGAGTCCTCGGGCAACGTGGTGGCGGCCGGCGGCCGGCTGGGCGCGCTGTTGGGCGTCAACGACCTCGTGGCCGTGGTCACCGACGACGTGCTGATGATCGTGCCCCGTGACCGCTGCCAGGACGTGCGCCAGATCATCGACCAACTGCGCGCGGCCGGCCTGGACGAACACCTATAA
- the ligA gene encoding NAD-dependent DNA ligase LigA, which translates to MEKPSLSAAARRVAQLSEELRRWSRVYYNEGRQEVADALYDQRFAELEELERLFPMLRLADSPTRRVGAPPQSSFAAVSHFRPMLSLESRGDFGLVGDLLRRLADAGQPEAAILAQPKIDGLSIELVYENNLLRTASTRGDGVVGDDVTTNARVVGGIPHALEGLAPALVVVRGEVYMDRAGFLDLNRQLVAQGQDGFANPRNAAAGSLRQQDPFVTAGRPLRFFVFELVNADDLGLASDSDALRLLGQWGFPLTDDHLRLGRGAEFVRQAHADYLARRAELPFDIDGVALKVDDLALRGVLGQRSRTPRWAVAWKFPPRQEVTPVLDVVVQVGRTGKLTPVALLEPVDIGGVTVARATLHNFEEVARLDLRVGDLARMERAGDVIPRVAGVARQAPPERRGPAIVAPTHCPVCGATIVRDEGGVNHRCPNSLGCPAQQKAALRHFASRAAMDVEGLGGKNVEALWERGFLSDLPSLYALAARRDELAGLRGWGELSADNLLRAIAATKGAALDRFIFALGIPGVGQETAKLLAQRLGSLEALVAAADGWRKPAKDRPAGLYLDDIAGVGPKTAEDIQRFFQTPQTRQTALKLAELVGPTWAESPTPRAGAPLAGKTIVFTGRLEGLSRPQAKALAEAAGAKVAGQVSRSTDWLVLGENPGGKLGEARKLGVPTMTLAEFLTLAADRPAAV; encoded by the coding sequence ATGGAAAAACCGAGCCTGTCAGCGGCGGCCCGGCGCGTGGCCCAACTCAGCGAGGAACTGCGGCGGTGGTCGCGCGTATATTATAACGAGGGCCGGCAAGAGGTGGCCGACGCGCTCTACGACCAACGTTTCGCCGAGTTGGAGGAGCTGGAGCGGCTGTTTCCCATGCTGCGCCTGGCCGATTCGCCCACCAGGCGCGTCGGCGCGCCGCCCCAGTCCAGCTTCGCGGCGGTCAGCCATTTCCGGCCCATGCTCTCGCTGGAGTCGCGGGGCGATTTCGGCCTGGTGGGCGATCTGCTGCGCCGCCTGGCCGATGCCGGCCAACCCGAGGCCGCGATCTTGGCCCAGCCCAAGATCGACGGGCTATCCATCGAGTTAGTCTACGAAAACAACCTGTTGCGCACCGCCAGCACCCGTGGCGACGGCGTGGTCGGCGATGACGTCACGACCAACGCCAGGGTCGTGGGCGGCATACCCCACGCCCTGGAAGGCCTGGCGCCGGCCCTGGTGGTCGTGCGCGGCGAGGTCTACATGGACCGCGCCGGATTTTTGGACCTCAACCGCCAACTGGTGGCCCAGGGCCAGGACGGCTTCGCCAACCCGCGCAACGCCGCCGCCGGCAGTCTGCGCCAGCAAGACCCTTTCGTCACCGCCGGTCGGCCTTTGCGCTTTTTCGTCTTCGAGCTGGTCAACGCCGACGATCTGGGCCTGGCCAGCGACAGCGACGCCCTGCGCCTGCTAGGCCAATGGGGTTTTCCGCTGACCGACGATCATCTGCGCCTGGGCCGAGGGGCCGAGTTCGTCCGCCAGGCCCACGCCGACTATCTGGCTCGCCGCGCGGAGCTGCCCTTTGACATCGATGGCGTGGCGCTCAAGGTCGACGACCTGGCCTTGCGCGGCGTTCTGGGCCAGCGCAGCCGCACGCCGCGCTGGGCCGTGGCCTGGAAGTTTCCGCCGCGCCAAGAGGTGACGCCGGTGCTGGACGTGGTGGTGCAGGTGGGCCGCACGGGTAAGCTCACGCCCGTGGCCCTGCTGGAGCCGGTGGACATCGGCGGGGTGACCGTGGCCCGGGCCACGCTGCACAATTTCGAGGAAGTGGCCCGCCTGGACCTGCGGGTGGGCGATTTGGCGCGTATGGAGCGGGCCGGCGACGTGATCCCCCGGGTGGCCGGCGTGGCGCGTCAGGCCCCGCCCGAGCGGCGCGGGCCGGCCATCGTGGCGCCGACCCATTGCCCGGTCTGCGGCGCGACCATAGTCCGCGACGAAGGCGGGGTCAACCACCGCTGCCCAAACAGCCTGGGCTGTCCGGCCCAGCAGAAGGCGGCGCTACGTCACTTTGCCTCGCGGGCGGCCATGGACGTGGAGGGCCTGGGCGGCAAGAACGTCGAGGCCTTGTGGGAGCGGGGCTTCCTGAGCGATCTGCCCTCGCTCTACGCCCTGGCCGCGCGCCGCGACGAACTGGCGGGCCTGCGCGGCTGGGGCGAGCTGTCGGCGGACAATCTCTTGCGGGCCATCGCGGCCACCAAGGGCGCGGCCCTGGACCGCTTCATCTTCGCCCTGGGCATCCCCGGCGTGGGCCAAGAGACCGCCAAGCTGCTGGCCCAGCGCCTGGGCTCGCTGGAGGCCCTGGTCGCCGCCGCCGACGGCTGGCGCAAGCCGGCCAAGGATCGGCCCGCGGGGCTTTACCTCGACGATATCGCCGGCGTGGGGCCCAAGACCGCCGAGGATATCCAGCGATTTTTTCAAACGCCCCAGACCCGCCAGACGGCCCTCAAGCTGGCCGAACTGGTCGGGCCGACCTGGGCCGAGTCGCCGACCCCGCGGGCTGGGGCGCCGCTGGCCGGCAAGACCATCGTCTTCACCGGCCGCCTGGAGGGCCTCAGCCGGCCGCAAGCCAAGGCCCTGGCCGAGGCCGCCGGGGCCAAGGTGGCCGGCCAGGTCAGCCGCTCCACCGACTGGCTGGTGCTGGGCGAAAACCCTGGCGGCAAGCTGGGCGAGGCGCGCAAACTGGGCGTGCCGACCATGACGCTGGCCGAGTTTCTGACCTTGGCCGCCGACCGGCCTGCCGCTGTTTGA
- a CDS encoding phosphomannomutase/phosphoglucomutase: MQRNIFREYDIRAVVDKEITDGDVSLLGRAMGAHFLANGVERLTLGRDVRLSSDRYRDLLLEGLLSTGLTVIDCGVCTTPILYFSVFHLNAGGGVMITASHNPPEYNGFKVVLGKSTIHGAQIQRIHDLAQAGQFPSGRGKVSQHDIITDYMDHVANNIRLARRLRIGLDCGNATGGLVAPQLLARMGVEVAPLYCQVDGAFPNHEPDPTVMKNLVDLQKLVVAQGLEAGVAFDGDCDRVGVVDEKGRPIFGDMLLAILARDVLRQQPGATIIGEVKCSKNLYDDIAAHGGRPIMWKAGHSLIKQKMAETGAALAGEMSGHIFFKHRWFGFDDGLYAALRLLELMSRTDKPLSTWLDGLPPVVNTPEIRVDCPDEHKFAVVAAVARRMAGHDVVDVDGVRVNFADGWGLARASNTQPALVLRFEATSQEGLERIRELIEGAVERAKKEVGA; encoded by the coding sequence ATGCAGCGCAACATCTTCCGCGAGTATGACATCCGCGCCGTGGTCGATAAAGAGATCACCGACGGCGACGTATCGTTGCTGGGCCGGGCCATGGGCGCGCACTTTCTGGCCAACGGCGTGGAGCGTCTCACCCTGGGCCGCGACGTGCGCCTCAGCTCCGACCGCTACCGCGACCTGCTGCTGGAGGGCCTGCTGTCCACCGGCCTGACGGTGATCGACTGCGGCGTCTGCACCACGCCGATCTTGTATTTTTCGGTGTTTCACCTGAACGCCGGCGGCGGCGTGATGATCACCGCCAGCCATAATCCGCCGGAATATAACGGCTTCAAGGTGGTGCTGGGCAAATCGACCATCCACGGCGCGCAGATCCAGCGCATCCACGACCTGGCCCAGGCCGGCCAATTCCCCTCGGGCCGAGGCAAGGTCAGCCAGCACGACATCATCACCGACTACATGGACCACGTCGCCAACAATATCCGCCTCGCAAGACGCCTGCGCATCGGGCTCGACTGCGGCAACGCCACCGGCGGCCTGGTGGCCCCCCAACTGTTGGCGCGCATGGGCGTGGAAGTCGCGCCGCTCTATTGCCAGGTGGACGGCGCCTTTCCCAACCACGAGCCCGACCCCACGGTGATGAAAAATCTGGTCGACCTGCAAAAGCTGGTGGTCGCGCAAGGCCTGGAGGCCGGCGTCGCCTTTGACGGCGACTGCGACCGGGTGGGCGTGGTCGATGAAAAGGGCCGGCCCATTTTTGGCGACATGCTGCTGGCCATCCTGGCCCGCGACGTGCTGCGCCAACAACCGGGGGCCACGATCATCGGCGAGGTCAAGTGCAGCAAAAACCTCTACGACGACATCGCCGCCCACGGCGGCCGGCCCATCATGTGGAAGGCCGGCCACAGCCTGATCAAGCAGAAAATGGCCGAGACCGGCGCGGCCCTGGCCGGCGAGATGAGCGGGCATATCTTTTTCAAACACCGCTGGTTCGGCTTTGACGACGGGCTCTACGCGGCGCTACGCCTGCTGGAGCTGATGTCCCGGACCGACAAGCCGCTTTCGACCTGGCTCGACGGCCTGCCGCCGGTGGTCAACACGCCCGAGATCCGCGTCGACTGCCCCGACGAACACAAGTTCGCCGTGGTGGCGGCCGTGGCCCGGCGCATGGCCGGCCACGACGTGGTCGATGTCGACGGCGTGCGGGTCAACTTCGCCGACGGCTGGGGCCTGGCGCGGGCCAGCAACACCCAGCCGGCGCTGGTGCTGCGCTTCGAGGCCACCAGCCAGGAGGGCCTGGAGCGCATCCGCGAGCTCATCGAGGGGGCGGTGGAGCGGGCCAAGAAAGAAGTCGGGGCCTAG
- a CDS encoding transcriptional regulator: MEKTIRQAIVEALEGRPHSARQLAEALLLRPAEVEEHLEHIGRSMGGRLRLTPARCLACGYRFTERKRLSAPGRCPRCRGQKIAGPWFQVDGRASQRRV; the protein is encoded by the coding sequence ATGGAAAAGACCATCCGCCAAGCCATCGTCGAGGCCCTGGAGGGCCGGCCGCATAGCGCCCGTCAACTGGCCGAGGCGCTGCTGTTGCGCCCGGCCGAAGTCGAGGAGCACCTGGAACACATCGGCCGGAGCATGGGCGGCCGGCTGCGCCTGACGCCGGCCCGCTGCCTGGCCTGCGGCTATCGATTCACTGAGCGCAAGCGCCTGAGCGCGCCGGGCAGATGCCCCCGCTGCCGCGGTCAAAAGATCGCCGGGCCCTGGTTCCAGGTCGACGGCAGAGCGAGCCAGCGCCGGGTCTAG
- a CDS encoding DUF368 domain-containing protein — protein sequence MPNKYRDAFMASPGPNTWRQAGLLWLKGLCMGVADIIPGVSGGTMAFITGIYGDLLEAITSFGGRFFGRLLRLDLVGALREVHLRFLLPLMLGVGVALVSMARLMHYLLEYHPVPVWALFFGLIAASIVVIGRRAERRGADWWLSLALGAAAGFVVVGLIPVTTPDELWFIFLAAMVAICAMILPGISGAFILLLLGKYVYVTSALRDPFDPRNMLIIVVFACGAALGLAGFSRVLKWLLARWHDLTVAALTGFMIGAMRKIWPWKEVVESRVVSGKVYVVQEQNVWPPDFDGEFWLAVAMALVGLIAVLILERVSSRRAALHPER from the coding sequence ATGCCTAACAAATATCGCGACGCCTTCATGGCCAGCCCCGGACCAAACACCTGGCGTCAGGCCGGGTTGTTGTGGCTCAAGGGCCTGTGCATGGGCGTGGCCGACATCATTCCCGGCGTTTCCGGCGGGACCATGGCCTTCATCACCGGCATCTACGGCGATCTGCTAGAGGCCATCACCTCCTTTGGCGGGCGGTTCTTCGGCCGTTTGCTGCGCTTGGATCTGGTCGGGGCCCTGCGCGAGGTTCATCTGCGGTTTTTGCTGCCGCTTATGCTGGGCGTGGGCGTGGCCCTTGTCTCCATGGCCCGGCTGATGCACTATCTGCTGGAATATCACCCGGTGCCGGTGTGGGCGCTGTTTTTCGGGCTGATCGCCGCCTCGATCGTGGTGATCGGCCGGCGGGCCGAGCGGCGTGGGGCGGACTGGTGGCTGAGCCTGGCCCTGGGCGCGGCGGCCGGTTTCGTCGTCGTGGGTTTGATCCCGGTGACCACGCCAGATGAACTCTGGTTCATTTTCCTGGCGGCGATGGTGGCCATCTGCGCGATGATTTTGCCGGGCATCTCCGGGGCGTTCATCCTGCTTTTGCTGGGCAAATATGTCTATGTCACCAGCGCCCTGCGCGATCCCTTCGACCCGCGCAACATGCTCATCATCGTGGTGTTCGCCTGTGGCGCGGCCCTGGGCCTGGCCGGCTTTTCGCGGGTGCTCAAGTGGCTGCTGGCCCGTTGGCACGACCTGACCGTCGCCGCCCTGACCGGGTTCATGATCGGGGCCATGCGCAAGATCTGGCCGTGGAAAGAGGTTGTGGAGAGCCGGGTGGTTTCGGGTAAAGTGTATGTCGTCCAGGAGCAAAATGTCTGGCCGCCCGACTTTGACGGCGAGTTTTGGCTGGCCGTGGCCATGGCGCTGGTGGGCCTGATCGCCGTGCTGATCCTGGAGCGTGTTTCCTCGCGCCGGGCCGCTTTGCACCCGGAGCGTTAG
- a CDS encoding undecaprenyl-diphosphate phosphatase, producing the protein MNFYQAIFLGAVQGLTEFLPVSSSGHLVLGQHLLGLREPQLMFDVAVHVGTLAAVLIVFRDDLLAMIRGLWAGDDRGREGRRLIMLVAVGSVPTALMGFLLKDFFESLFASVAAVGAALLFTGCLLMLTRLASGRGLGLSEVGPGRALLIGLAQGVAITPGVSRSGSTIAVGLLLGLERQLAARLSFLLFIPAISGALLLQLLDAEASAAPETSILLAGALTAGLVGYVCLRLLLRVVNQGKISYFAYYCWALGLAALAWTTFGN; encoded by the coding sequence ATGAATTTCTACCAAGCCATATTTTTAGGCGCTGTCCAGGGGTTGACCGAATTTCTGCCCGTGAGTTCATCGGGCCATCTGGTTCTGGGCCAGCATCTGCTGGGCCTGCGCGAGCCCCAGTTGATGTTCGACGTGGCCGTGCACGTGGGCACGCTGGCGGCGGTGCTGATCGTCTTTCGCGACGACCTGCTGGCCATGATTCGCGGCCTGTGGGCCGGCGATGATCGTGGCCGCGAGGGCCGTCGGCTGATCATGCTGGTGGCCGTGGGCAGCGTGCCCACGGCGCTGATGGGCTTTTTGCTCAAGGATTTTTTCGAGTCGCTGTTCGCCTCGGTGGCGGCGGTGGGCGCGGCGCTACTCTTCACCGGGTGCCTGCTGATGCTCACCCGCCTGGCTTCGGGGCGCGGCCTGGGCCTGTCGGAGGTCGGCCCCGGCCGGGCGCTGCTGATCGGCCTGGCCCAGGGCGTGGCCATCACGCCGGGCGTGAGCCGCTCGGGTTCAACCATCGCCGTGGGCCTGTTGTTGGGCCTGGAGCGCCAACTGGCCGCGCGGCTTTCGTTTTTGCTGTTCATCCCGGCTATCTCGGGCGCGCTGCTGTTGCAACTGTTGGACGCCGAGGCCTCGGCCGCGCCGGAGACGTCGATCCTTTTGGCCGGCGCGCTGACGGCGGGGCTGGTGGGATACGTCTGCCTGCGCCTGCTGCTGCGGGTGGTCAATCAGGGCAAGATCAGCTATTTTGCCTATTATTGCTGGGCGCTGGGCCTCGCGGCCCTGGCTTGGACCACTTTTGGGAACTGA
- a CDS encoding L-threonylcarbamoyladenylate synthase: MIIEIDPQRIQPRKIAQVTAALREGGVVAYPTDTSYGLGCDIFSQKALRRLHQIKAQPESKPFSFICPDLKDLSTYANVTNYAYKTLRRLLPGPYTFVLEGSRHAPKMVLTKRKTVGIRVPDHPVCLAIVQELGHPIASTTAMDGQGRALNTPWEIESELGHALDLVVDGGPAPGLLSSVIGLIGDEPQIIREGAGDVEEFRV, from the coding sequence ATGATAATCGAGATCGACCCCCAGCGCATCCAGCCGCGCAAGATAGCCCAAGTCACGGCCGCCCTGCGCGAAGGCGGCGTGGTGGCCTACCCCACCGACACGTCATACGGCCTGGGTTGCGACATCTTCAGCCAAAAGGCCCTGCGCCGCCTGCATCAGATCAAGGCCCAGCCCGAGAGCAAGCCCTTTTCGTTCATCTGCCCGGACCTGAAAGACCTTTCGACCTACGCCAACGTGACCAATTACGCCTACAAGACCCTGCGCCGCCTGCTGCCGGGGCCATATACGTTCGTGCTCGAGGGCAGCCGCCACGCGCCCAAGATGGTCCTGACCAAGCGCAAGACCGTGGGCATCCGCGTGCCCGATCACCCCGTCTGCCTGGCCATCGTCCAGGAACTGGGCCACCCCATCGCCAGCACCACGGCCATGGACGGCCAGGGCCGGGCGCTCAACACGCCCTGGGAGATCGAATCGGAGCTGGGCCACGCCCTGGACCTGGTTGTCGACGGCGGGCCCGCGCCGGGTCTGCTCTCCAGCGTGATCGGCCTGATCGGCGACGAGCCCCAGATCATCCGCGAAGGGGCCGGCGACGTGGAGGAATTCCGCGTCTAG
- a CDS encoding HU family DNA-binding protein, translating into MNKSQLIEALAKAENLTIKKAEMVVNTLFGAIEEALVQGDRVEIRGFGSFKVKNYDGYQGRNPKTGEIIQVGQKKLPFFKVGKELKDRVDGK; encoded by the coding sequence ATGAACAAGTCGCAGCTGATTGAGGCCCTGGCGAAGGCCGAAAACCTCACGATCAAAAAGGCGGAGATGGTCGTCAACACACTGTTCGGCGCCATCGAGGAGGCCCTGGTCCAGGGCGACCGCGTCGAGATCCGAGGTTTCGGTAGCTTCAAGGTAAAAAATTACGATGGCTATCAAGGGCGCAACCCCAAGACTGGCGAAATAATCCAGGTGGGCCAGAAAAAACTGCCCTTCTTCAAGGTGGGCAAAGAGCTCAAGGATCGCGTCGACGGCAAATAG